The proteins below are encoded in one region of Bacteroidales bacterium:
- a CDS encoding YgeY family selenium metabolism-linked hydrolase: MLLKVNSLANSHSSYTSHILSQLIKAKSLSGQEKEVAGVMKKQMQEAGFDEVFIDGLGNVIGRIGNGKRILAFDGHIDTVDTGNISNWSFDPYCGHIRDGYVHGRGSVDQKGGPAAFITAGKILKELNYDKDVTIYFIGSVMEEDCDGLCWKYIIEEDNIKPNLVISTEPTNLNIYRGHRGRMEIEVSFRGKSSHGSAPERGINAIYMASKTCLEIEKLNERITSDDFLGKGSVTVSEFVSGSPSLCAVADYAKIHLDRRLTWGETKETAMAEINQIIKGMDAEARVLYYNGKAYTGKDYGMEKYFPTWKIDESHVSVKTAVEAFEHVFGKKPFIDKWTFSTNGVTINGLYKIPVIGFGPGNEALAHAPDEKVPVSDLVDASAFYAAYAMLF, from the coding sequence ATGCTCTTAAAAGTAAATTCCCTTGCAAATAGCCATTCCTCTTATACATCTCATATTTTATCGCAGCTCATCAAAGCAAAATCACTCAGCGGGCAAGAAAAGGAAGTGGCCGGAGTCATGAAGAAACAAATGCAGGAAGCAGGTTTCGATGAAGTATTTATTGATGGCCTGGGAAATGTCATCGGCAGGATTGGCAATGGCAAACGCATTCTTGCATTTGACGGACATATTGATACGGTGGATACAGGTAATATCAGCAACTGGTCATTTGACCCGTATTGCGGCCACATCAGAGATGGCTATGTTCATGGCCGTGGCAGCGTTGACCAGAAAGGCGGGCCGGCTGCCTTTATCACAGCCGGGAAAATACTGAAGGAACTGAACTATGATAAAGATGTTACGATATATTTTATAGGCAGTGTGATGGAAGAAGATTGCGACGGGCTTTGCTGGAAGTACATAATTGAAGAAGATAATATAAAACCCAACCTTGTAATAAGTACTGAACCTACTAACCTTAATATTTATCGTGGCCACCGAGGACGTATGGAGATTGAGGTGAGTTTCAGGGGAAAGTCCTCGCATGGTTCGGCACCTGAACGCGGCATTAATGCCATTTATATGGCTTCGAAAACATGCCTTGAAATAGAAAAACTTAATGAACGAATAACAAGTGATGATTTTCTTGGCAAGGGTTCGGTTACCGTTTCGGAATTTGTTTCCGGGAGCCCTTCGTTATGTGCTGTTGCCGATTATGCGAAGATACATCTCGACAGGCGCCTCACCTGGGGAGAAACCAAAGAAACAGCTATGGCCGAAATAAATCAAATCATCAAAGGAATGGATGCCGAAGCCAGGGTTTTGTATTACAACGGGAAAGCATACACAGGCAAAGACTACGGAATGGAAAAGTACTTTCCAACATGGAAAATTGATGAATCACATGTCTCCGTAAAAACAGCTGTTGAAGCTTTTGAACATGTATTTGGTAAGAAACCTTTTATTGACAAATGGACTTTTTCAACCAATGGAGTTACTATAAATGGATTGTATAAAATACCTGTTATCGGCTTTGGTCCGGGTAATGAAGCCCTGGCGCATGCCCCCGATGAAAAAGTTCCTGTCAGCGATTTAGTTGATGCTTCCGCATTTTATGCCGCTTATGCTATGTTGTTTTAA
- the rpsA gene encoding 30S ribosomal protein S1, which translates to MEEPEAKVQEEKEKPKKNDHVAPENFDWETIGKKHDNYSSNERKKLEDIYEKTMSSIVEQEVVEGTIVGMNNREVVVNIGFKSDAVISLNEFRYMDDLKLGDKVEVYVESQENLTGQLILSHKKAKLLKAWERVNEALEKDEIITGFVKCRTKGGLIVDIFGIEAFLPGSQIDVKPIRDYDIFVGKNMEFKVVKVNNEFKNVVVSHKALIEDELEQQKSQIIAKLEKGQVLEGTVKNITSYGVFIDLGGVDGLIHITDLSWGRINHPEEIVTLDEKINVVILDFDEGKKRIALGLKQLTPHPWDSLDANLKVGDKVKGKVVVIADYGAFIEITKGVEGLIHVSEMSWSQHLRTAHDFLKVNDEIEAVILTIDREERKMSLGIKQLIPDPWANIAAKYPVNSHHEATVRNFTNFGIFVELEEGVDGLIHISDLSWSKKIKHPAEFTKIGEKIEVVVLEVDTENRRLSLGHKQLEENPWDVFETVFSIDSIHKGTIVSSNDKGAVVSLPYGVEGFAPARHLLKQDNTSARTDETIEFKVLEFSKENKKILLSHSKTWQDLINAEKVKEATEKKTKDAATKKVVKKLKDNMEKTTLGDIEALANLKSDMEQSEREKFEKRYKAKESKKEEKAEDKTEAKPEEKSE; encoded by the coding sequence ATGGAAGAACCTGAGGCGAAAGTTCAGGAGGAAAAAGAAAAACCGAAAAAAAATGACCATGTAGCTCCTGAAAATTTTGACTGGGAAACCATTGGAAAGAAGCACGACAACTACTCTTCAAATGAGCGTAAAAAACTCGAAGATATTTATGAAAAAACCATGAGTTCTATTGTAGAACAAGAAGTGGTGGAAGGAACCATCGTTGGAATGAATAACCGTGAAGTTGTGGTAAACATAGGTTTCAAATCGGATGCTGTTATTTCATTAAATGAATTCAGATACATGGACGATTTAAAACTTGGAGATAAAGTTGAAGTATATGTTGAAAGCCAGGAAAACCTTACCGGACAGCTTATTCTTTCACATAAAAAAGCCAAACTGCTCAAAGCATGGGAACGTGTGAACGAAGCTCTTGAAAAAGATGAAATCATTACAGGTTTTGTAAAATGCCGCACCAAAGGTGGCCTCATTGTGGATATTTTTGGTATAGAAGCATTCCTACCCGGCTCACAAATAGATGTAAAACCAATACGTGATTATGACATTTTTGTAGGCAAAAACATGGAGTTCAAGGTGGTGAAGGTGAACAACGAATTCAAGAATGTTGTCGTTTCTCATAAAGCTCTTATCGAAGACGAACTCGAACAGCAGAAATCACAGATTATAGCCAAACTCGAAAAAGGGCAGGTACTTGAAGGAACTGTCAAAAACATCACTTCTTATGGAGTATTTATTGACCTAGGAGGTGTTGACGGGCTTATTCACATTACCGACCTCTCATGGGGCCGCATCAACCACCCTGAAGAAATAGTTACACTTGACGAAAAAATTAATGTGGTTATCCTTGACTTCGACGAAGGTAAAAAACGTATTGCTTTAGGTCTTAAGCAATTAACTCCTCATCCTTGGGATTCGCTGGATGCAAACCTAAAGGTAGGTGACAAGGTAAAAGGAAAAGTAGTTGTAATTGCAGATTATGGTGCATTTATCGAGATTACTAAGGGTGTGGAAGGGCTTATCCATGTGTCCGAAATGTCGTGGTCTCAGCATCTCCGTACAGCACATGATTTCCTGAAAGTGAATGATGAAATCGAAGCTGTGATTTTGACTATTGACCGTGAAGAACGTAAAATGTCTCTTGGCATAAAACAACTTATTCCCGACCCATGGGCAAATATTGCAGCCAAATATCCTGTTAATTCCCACCATGAGGCCACAGTTCGCAATTTTACGAATTTTGGAATCTTTGTTGAACTGGAAGAAGGCGTTGACGGTCTTATACACATTTCTGACCTTTCCTGGTCGAAAAAAATTAAACACCCTGCGGAATTTACCAAAATCGGAGAAAAAATTGAAGTGGTAGTTCTTGAAGTGGATACAGAAAACCGTCGTCTAAGCCTGGGACACAAACAACTCGAAGAAAACCCCTGGGACGTTTTTGAAACAGTATTCAGCATAGACAGTATCCATAAAGGCACCATTGTAAGCTCTAATGACAAGGGCGCAGTTGTATCATTGCCCTATGGGGTTGAAGGTTTTGCTCCTGCACGCCATTTACTTAAACAGGATAACACTTCGGCGCGCACAGACGAAACCATAGAATTTAAAGTTCTTGAATTCTCGAAAGAAAATAAGAAAATACTTCTTTCACATTCCAAGACATGGCAAGACCTCATTAATGCTGAAAAAGTCAAAGAAGCAACAGAAAAGAAAACAAAAGATGCTGCCACTAAAAAAGTAGTTAAAAAGTTGAAAGATAATATGGAAAAAACTACTCTTGGCGACATAGAAGCTCTGGCAAACCTTAAATCGGATATGGAGCAGAGTGAAAGGGAAAAATTTGAAAAACGCTATAAAGCAAAAGAAAGCAAAAAAGAAGAAAAAGCAGAAGATAAAACTGAAGCCAAACCAGAGGAAAAAAGCGAATAA
- a CDS encoding ATP-dependent Clp protease ATP-binding subunit translates to MDSKFSQQVQDIFQYSKEEAIRLGNDYVGVEHLFLGLMRESNGLAMKVLRALHCNMNEIKHAIEHTIKTSREIDKNADIPLSKQADKVMKFSYLETKIFKTELVGTEHLLLAILKDESNLATQIIEKHGIDYNMVKQGVMNFIEDGGADFNPRNDIPNNPGSDDPDEGFFGGESKKAGDPKSKTPTLDNFGRDLTRLAEEDRLDPVVGRERELERIAQILSRRKKNNPVLIGEAGVGKTAIAEGLALRIIKRKVSRALFDKRIVTLDLASLVAGTKYRGQFEERMKAVLNELEKNDDIIIFIDEIHTIVGAGGASGSLDASNMFKPALARGDIQCIGATTLDEYRQYIEKDGALERRFQKVLVEPTTPDETIEILHNIKDRYEKHHLVKYSDEAIKACVQLTARYISDRCLPDKAIDALDEAGARVHITNIHVPENILKIETKIEEVKNLKRKSIEMQQYEEAAKHRDLERSLQNELDAAKKSWFDESQQHMETVTEENVAEVVAMMTGVPMQRIAQNEGTRLINMEDELKRQVIGQDEAIKKVVKAIRRNRAGLKDPNKPIGTFIFLGPTGVGKTYLAKVLSKYLFDSDDALIRIDMSEYMEKFAVSRLIGAPPGYVGYEEGGQLTEKIRRKPYSVVLLDEIEKAHPDVFHLLLQVLDDGLLTDSFGRKVDFKNTIVIMTSNIGSRQLKEFGEGVGFQTSAKMSNKAGYARSIIENALKKAFAPEFLNRIDDVIIFEDIKREDIHRIIDIELSYVEQRIKSLGYKLKVLTKAKDFIIDKGWDPNFGARPLKRAIQKYIEDALAEEIIRSSLKDGDIITVDYNAKKEDVEIKISDAKKADKKSTL, encoded by the coding sequence ATGGACTCAAAATTTTCGCAACAGGTACAGGACATATTTCAATACAGTAAGGAAGAAGCTATCCGGCTGGGGAATGATTATGTGGGCGTAGAACATTTGTTTCTTGGATTAATGCGGGAAAGCAACGGATTGGCTATGAAGGTGTTACGTGCACTTCATTGCAACATGAATGAAATTAAACATGCTATAGAACACACAATAAAAACTTCAAGGGAGATTGACAAAAATGCTGATATCCCTCTTAGTAAGCAGGCCGATAAAGTCATGAAATTCTCTTACCTTGAGACCAAAATTTTTAAAACAGAATTAGTTGGAACAGAGCATTTATTGCTAGCGATACTTAAAGACGAATCAAATCTTGCTACTCAAATAATTGAAAAGCATGGTATAGATTATAACATGGTAAAACAAGGTGTCATGAATTTTATTGAAGATGGTGGAGCTGATTTTAACCCGAGAAATGATATACCAAATAATCCGGGAAGCGATGACCCTGATGAAGGTTTTTTTGGAGGAGAATCGAAAAAAGCAGGAGACCCTAAATCAAAAACCCCTACCCTTGACAATTTTGGCAGGGATTTGACACGTCTTGCGGAAGAAGATAGATTAGACCCTGTTGTGGGAAGAGAAAGAGAACTTGAACGTATTGCGCAAATATTAAGTCGCAGAAAGAAAAACAACCCTGTACTCATCGGGGAAGCTGGTGTTGGCAAAACAGCAATCGCAGAAGGGCTGGCTTTGCGAATTATAAAACGCAAAGTATCCAGGGCTTTATTCGACAAACGAATAGTCACTCTTGACCTTGCCTCTCTGGTGGCAGGGACAAAATACCGCGGACAATTTGAAGAACGTATGAAAGCGGTGCTTAATGAACTTGAGAAAAACGACGATATCATCATCTTTATTGATGAGATACATACTATTGTCGGTGCAGGCGGAGCATCAGGTTCTCTTGACGCTTCCAATATGTTCAAGCCTGCCCTGGCAAGAGGAGATATTCAATGTATTGGCGCTACAACACTTGATGAATACAGGCAATATATTGAAAAAGACGGAGCACTGGAGAGAAGGTTTCAGAAAGTGCTTGTAGAACCAACCACACCTGATGAAACCATTGAAATACTTCATAATATCAAAGACAGGTATGAAAAACACCATCTGGTAAAATATTCTGATGAAGCTATCAAGGCTTGTGTTCAACTAACAGCCCGATATATCAGCGACCGCTGCCTTCCCGATAAAGCCATTGATGCCCTTGATGAAGCCGGTGCCAGAGTTCATATTACCAATATTCATGTTCCGGAAAATATTTTAAAGATAGAAACAAAAATTGAGGAAGTTAAAAACCTGAAGCGTAAATCCATAGAAATGCAGCAGTATGAGGAAGCTGCCAAGCACCGCGATTTGGAAAGGTCTCTGCAAAATGAGCTTGATGCTGCCAAAAAAAGCTGGTTTGACGAAAGCCAGCAGCATATGGAAACAGTTACAGAAGAAAATGTTGCAGAGGTTGTGGCTATGATGACCGGAGTTCCTATGCAGCGTATTGCCCAGAATGAAGGTACCCGCCTTATTAATATGGAAGATGAACTTAAACGTCAGGTTATTGGTCAGGATGAGGCCATAAAAAAAGTTGTTAAAGCCATACGCCGAAATAGAGCCGGGCTGAAAGACCCCAACAAACCTATCGGCACTTTTATTTTCTTGGGTCCCACTGGCGTTGGCAAGACTTACCTTGCAAAAGTGCTTTCCAAATATCTCTTTGACTCTGATGATGCTCTGATACGTATTGACATGAGTGAATATATGGAAAAGTTTGCTGTTTCAAGGCTGATTGGAGCGCCTCCCGGATATGTTGGTTATGAAGAAGGCGGTCAGTTGACAGAAAAAATCAGGCGCAAACCCTATTCTGTTGTATTGCTTGACGAAATTGAGAAAGCACACCCCGATGTATTTCATCTTTTGTTACAAGTACTTGACGACGGATTACTTACCGACAGTTTTGGCAGAAAAGTAGATTTTAAAAATACCATCGTCATCATGACCTCCAACATTGGTTCAAGGCAGCTGAAAGAATTCGGGGAAGGCGTTGGGTTTCAGACATCAGCGAAAATGTCGAACAAAGCAGGATATGCCAGAAGTATTATTGAAAATGCCCTAAAAAAAGCCTTTGCTCCGGAATTTCTTAACAGAATTGACGATGTTATCATCTTTGAAGATATAAAACGCGAAGATATCCACCGTATCATTGATATTGAACTTTCTTATGTTGAGCAAAGGATTAAAAGCCTCGGTTATAAATTAAAAGTGCTTACAAAAGCCAAAGATTTTATCATTGACAAGGGATGGGACCCGAACTTCGGCGCCAGACCTTTGAAGAGAGCTATACAAAAATACATCGAAGATGCTCTTGCAGAGGAAATTATTAGATCAAGCTTAAAAGATGGCGATATTATCACGGTGGATTATAATGCAAAAAAAGAAGATGTGGAAATAAAAATCAGCGATGCAAAAAAAGCTGATAAGAAATCAACCTTATAG